ttttcaaatttacaGCAGAGACCGCAAGCGCTCGTCTTTTGAGAAACAACACGTTTCGATAGTACCCTCTAGAAACTGAAACCACATCTCCTATGTCATATGTTAGTTAATTCCTAGAAATGAGGGAAGCCATTTAAACGACAGTGGGAACTTTGAGGCGATATTACACAACGCCAAGGAGCGTTGAACGGTCTAATTCATGTGTCCTCTTTATCATTCTTCAGAGAATAAAAGACATACCCAATTTACCAAGCTTTGGCGTATCGTTGCTTAAGAGCTGCACCAAAAAAGGTTTTGATTTCTGACGAAAGTGCCGCTGggaattagaaaaaatttgagAATAAGCCTAGTTTATACCTTCTGAACCCAAAGCTTATCGAAAGCCAAACGCGTCGGTAAAAAGAAGTGagaaaaaccaaacaatATTTTGCTCATAATGAAAGTGTACCGAATTGTTTTCCAACTTAAACTAATAtagaaatacaaaaagaataaaaaaaaggaattatCTTTAGCAAGCAGCACGAGGATCtcttcaattcctttataaCTCAACGAGAAATTGAACACGAGCTTTTtaagtaaagaagaaaatgtaatTCCAATGTATTGgtaaattttatttgtgctatgtatttctttttgtgtCACTACCGCTTTTTGGTGGAACTGGatccaaaatcaatttcttgTCGAAAGACAACTTGTGGTACTACATTGTAATTATATCAACGCCATAATcccattttcatttttagcTGTCTACTACTATTATTTCCAACAAATCtaaatccaaaaaggatttcgtttctttaattgaaaagaagtttCTAGCTGACGCTAAATCCGGAATAAATTGAACTCATTTCGCAATTGCAAAGATAGTTTTCTAGGCTAATAGAAACAGGTATCGAGACCAATGAATAACACCGTGCCagtaaatgaagaaatatcGAGAcctttggaagaatcattgGTAATATGCAAGCAGTCAAGCCGACTGATGCAAAAGAATCTGCAGACTGGAAAGTTAATGGATGCCTTTCGAAACTGCAGTATGAGTCTGGTAGAAATGAGGAACAATGCTCTTTCTCCGAAACAATATTACGAACTGTATATGTTTACTACAGAAACCCTACGGCGGCTTGGTGAAGCGTTGCTGGAGACACACCTGAACGGTACGCATCATTTGATGGATCTTTACGAACTTGTACAATATGCGGGAAGTGTTCTTCCTCGTCTGTATCTAATGATAACAGTAGGAAGCGCATATCTGGAGACTCCCAAAGCTCTCGTTAAAGAAATCATGAACGACTTAATCGACATGTGTGCCGGTGTGCAGCATCCTTTACGTGGATTATTTCTTAGACATTACTTATTGAcacaaacaagaaaaggaCTCACACAGGATCCCGACCATGATGATGCTGACCCGAAGACGGAGACTCTTATGGACTCTGTGAAATTCTTGCTCTTAAATTTCACGGAAATGAACAAATTGTGGGTTAGGATTCAACATTTAGGGCCTATGAAAGATTACATGAGGCGAACTCAAGAGCGGAATGAGCTTAAGGTTCTTGTCGGTCTTAATCTCGTCCGACTGTCGCAACTCAATTTCGATTTGGACACGTACAAAAATGAGATCCTTCCAGCTATTGTTGAACAGGTAATTGAGTGTAGAGATCCCTTAGCCCAAGAATACTTGTCCGAGGTTATTTGCCAAGTTTTTCCAGACGAAATGCACCTGGAAACCTTGGACATATACTTTAGCACTATCATGAAGTTAAATAGAAGCGTAAACATTACGCCTTTGGTTATTTCTATGCTGAATAGACTTACCGCTTATGTTCAGCGCGAATGCGAAGTTGAGTCTTCTGATAGAGAAGGTTCAGTAAACCAAACAATGCAAAACTTGTCCCTTGAGGATCAATCTTCTGATCccgaaaacaaaatatgCCCGGGTGATAGGGTTATTTCCCCAAAGTTAGCTATCCAGGAAGTACTATGGACTTATATTGTGGATGTTCTCAACGCCCGTAATGGTATTGCTTTGGGCGATATTGTACAGATACTTTCAAGTATcctaaattttttcttacaatGTTACCCTTACCAAACTCAATATGCCGATAGAGTATTTCAGGTTATAAACGAACGTATTCTACAACAGCCATCTTTGCAAACAGAACTGAAGGAGCGGTCACTTCAAAAGTCGCTATTTTCAATACTGGTGCTCCCAATTGTCTCATTCCCTTCATTTTCATACTGCTTGAATTTACCAAGCTTTCTCCCTGTCTTCAAAGCGCAGCCAATTAATATTCGATATGACATAGCGAAAATGATATTGGAGAAGGTTATTGAGAAAGAGCAGATGATCAGCGATTTGAAGGATGTTCAAGAGCTTTTTGGGGTTATTTCAGtgataataaaaaataacgGCAATGATACTATAGAAGACTTGAAAACGATAGCTATATTGGTTCATTACCTACATAATGAAGACCCTCAAATTCAAATTGAGGTATGggtttaaaaaacatttattATACTAACAATATAGATTCTGCGTTGTTTGAAGGATAACTTTGTACAAGCTGGTGAGAATGTAAAGTACTTACTCCCTGTGGTGGTAAACAAATGTATCTTTCTGGCCCGTGAATTTCGATTATTTAAggtaaaacaaagaaagcaaaagctgATGGCTAATAAACAATAGTGTGTTGACTGGGCTGAAAAGGTTCGTATCTTATGGGATTTTGTTAATGCTTGTATTGTCATTCTTTATAACCACGGCGATTCCGCCGAGCTATCCCTTGTTCTATACCTATTTGCCGCAGAAATGGCCGATATTGAAAGTTATCCAGACTTTGCTTATGAGTTCTTCACCCAAGCTTTTACCATATATGAGGAGTCTGCTTTGGATTCGCGATTACAATACCAGCAGCTATTAATGATTACAggaaagcttcaaaagacCAGAAACTTTTCTGTTGATGACTATGATACATTGATTACAAAATGTACACTTTACGCATCGAAATTGCTTAAGAAACCAGATCAATGCAGGTATGTTTTTATATCCAATGTCTGTTGATTAACATATACAGAGGAATCCTTCATGCAAGTCATTTATGGTGGCAGAACGAAACGACCGAAGAAACAGTGGTATGTATAGAACGACTTTATTTAGtatatttctcttttgtcGATTCTATTTATTAACAAGTAAAAGATATTTAGGGATTCCAAACGTGTTTTAGAATGCCTTCAAAAGAGTCTGAAGATTGCAGATTCCTGCATGGATCAGGTAAGGCTCGATGACAAATGAAACGTTTACTCTAACAAAGAATTAGATTACCAGCCTAAAATTGTTTATCAACATACTAGAACAGTATTTTTACTACTATGATCAGCGTTGCGATTCTATTCTAGCCAAGCATATTGGTGGTTTAATTGATTTGACCGAGCAAAATATGCGATCATTGCTTGCGTCTTCCCCTAATGATCTTATTTTAAATGATCCCAATGCTTATGCTAGTTCCATTTGGGAAACGGCGGGTGGTTCCTCAGTTGATAACCTGAGAAATCATTTGGAGAAAACAACTGATCTAGCTGAAAAACGGTCAGAAGATGAACGATGGGCGAGCATTTTTCAATAGTTtgtatttgaaaacaattatCTTGATCTGCCGTTTCAACAATGAAATCATGTTTCCTTTACAATTTGCCCCGTAAGCGAAAATTATGAAACAGCAAATATATTACTTAATTTTAAATGTAATttaggaaaaagaaattaaataaacTAGCTTATTCTCTAAAGGAGCACAGAAGACGAAGTATGCTTTTACGTCTTTGCAGCTGTTGAACTACTTGGAGAGACAATTTGTACCACACACTCATTTTGCCAAGAAACGGTTTTTTAAGAGCCTATTTATTAATTGCACTGAATTAAATTATATTTGGAAGGGAATTTATGCTCAGTTTTTGACTATATAACTAACACAActaaaatattaaatatatattacGATCGTCAGGCCTGACGCATCTGCAAAGTTTGTACTAATTTAATGATGAATGATAGTCCATTGACTGAAGATGAAATCATAGAACAAAGACGAAAAAGACGATTGGAGATTTCGAAAAAACATCAAGCTGAAGGTTCCAAGCCTACACCGTCGCAAGCTTCGACAACGGATCATCttgcttcaaaaataacaaaatcGATCTCTAAAACAGATGCGGCAAAGCTAGAAAATGAACAGCCTTCATTGGATAACCAGCACTCTAATGGGGAGAACGACTCGATTTTAGCAAAACCAGATTCAAACGAGccattttctgaaaaggCCTCCATGGAAGACGATGAGGATGAGGAAGACGACATGTTTGCAGACAGTCCACTTCCCACTCATAAGAAACGGAAAACGGACAAAAAACCGTCTACCGTTAAAAGGAGTCTTGCTGGAATGCAAGACACCTGGGATGACGTTGAAGGATATTACAAGGTAATACTTATGGAAGAACTTGATTCACGGTATCTCATCCAGTCCAATCTTGGCAAAGGTATGTTTTCTAGCGTGGTCAATGTAATGGACCAAATGACAAAAGCGTCGTTTGCAATCAAAATTATTAGAAACAACGAAGTAATGTACAAGGCTGGCATGAAAGAGGTGTCTATTTTGGAACGTCTTCAGGCTGCAGATCCTGAAGGGAGGAGGCACATAGTTCGGTACGATCGGTATTTTATGCACAAAAATCATTTATGTATGGTATTTGAAATGCTTAGTTTAAATCTTCGtgatattttgaaaaaatttgggAGAAATGTCGGATTAAACATTAAGGCGATTCAAGTGTATGCTTATCAAATGTTCACAGCCCTTCATCTCTTGGAGGAATGTAACGTTATCCATGCTGACATCAAGCCGGATAATATGCTTgtgaatgaaaagagaaacattttgaaaatatgcGATCTTGGATCTGCTTCTGATGCTGCTGAAAACGAGATAACACCATACCTTGTGAGTCGCTTCTACCGAGCGCCAGAAATCAGTAAGTCACTTACTTTGTTTTAAGCTAATATCTTAGTTCTGGGATACCCTTATTCATGCCCAATTGATACATGGAGTGTTGGATGCTCTTTATTTGAGTTGTATGCTGGACAAATTCTATTTCCTGGACGAAGCAATAATCAAATGCTTAGGCTTATGATGGAATGCAAGGGAAAGTTTAGCCATAAGATGCTCAAACGTAGTCAATTTACTTTTGATAATTTCGACGAAAATTataatttcattaataAGGAACTTGATCCTATAAGTGGGCAAGAAACTCAGAGAATCTTAAATTTTAGTAAACCTGTTCGAGACATAAAGTTTCGATTAATGGATGTGCTTGCTTCCACAAATGAGGAAGTTGTGATTCAGCAAGACTTTATACTTTTGTTAGAACAATGCTTGGAACTCAATCcagaaaagagaattaCGCCCAAAGAAGCATTAAagcatcctttttttaaaaacagTCGCCCTTTTCGGTAGGCTTACATCTTAAATGAATCTGATTTTTTGGTTCTATGaatgaattaaaataaTGGTTTTCTGAAAATTCAACTGGTTTTGTAGTTGTGAATTCTCAAGTAATTTCTTACCTTGGCAATAAACGTAGTTTACCTCCCAAGATAGATATAAatattcttgaaaaaaaaagatagcGTTTATTTGGAAGTTAATTTACTGGTTACATTTTTGTACTCAAAACCTGTGGTTCTGTATGAGTTCTCTAACAAGACCTGTGTTATGTAGTAAGAACTACCAACTTCTAATCATAGCTACATAGGATAGGAATGGCAGAATTGACGAGTCGTGACCCTAATAAACACCCGGtgaaaatttttgaagccaaaaaaggcaaaagaCCTGTCTATATAGCAGCCCCTATGGTCAGGTACTCTAAATTACCATTTCGACAGCTGGTACGAGATTATCAAACAGACATCGTATATACTCCTATGATTTTAGCGAATGAATTTTTGCATCCAAAAGGAAgatattttgatttctccACAAACGAAAGAGACACGAGTTTAATCCTCCAATTCGGTGTTGAGGATCCTGTCATTTTGTCGAAAGCTGCCGAACTTGCAGGCCCGTATGTGGATGGAATTGGAATTAACTGTGGCTGTCCCCAAAGTTGGGCTATTCATGAAGGAATTGGATCTGCGCTTTTGAAGGAACCTGAAAGAGTGCATCAATTGATCAGAGCGGTCAAAAACACATTAGGTGAAGATTTCTGTGTTGAGGCAAAGATACGcgtttcaaaagatttaGATGAAACACGTCATTTAATGCAAACAATTCAACGTGCTGGGGCCGACTTTCTGACTGTACACGGTCGAACCAAACAGGATCGTTCTTCATTTCCTGTTAACTTAGATGCTATTCGAGAAGTCCGTTCTTGTGTAAATATTCCTGTAGTCGCCAATGGCGACGTTAATTCCCTTCGTGAAGGTTACGAGATTGCCAAGTTCACTAATACAGACGGTATAATGTCTGCTAGAGGATTATTAGAAAATCCAGCTCTCTTTGCTGGGTTTGAAGAAACACCATGGGGATGTGTAGAACGGTTTATTTCCTATTCCACTGCTTATTCTCTGAACTTTCAGTTGTTTTACCATCATCTAATTACCATGATGGGTAAAATGACAACGAAACGGGAACGCATGACTATCCCTAAAGACAGCTTTGCTGCTGTTATGGACTGGCTCGATGCAACATTTATCGTACGTCGTCCAGGAGAACCATTATTTGGCGAAACAGTGCTTCCTGTGAGACGATAGGTTTGGGTTGTCAAAGGTTATGGACTCTATGTAGCTAGTGTTAGGTTTTAATGAGTATGAAGTTAATGTATTTTAAGGTTGCgtttacttttcctttcttggTTCCTGTGCTTTGTAATATCAAGTTTGTTAATTTGAAGCAAACGGGCCTACATAATCTTAAATTTTTTCGGTGTAGTTAGTCATTTCCTTTATACCGGGTTTCCTTTTGCTGAACGAGCAGAATAACTTCACTACAAAATGCAATGCATTGTGCATTTTTGGCTGTATTTGAAAAGtataattataaaaaacaagtataTATGGAAGCTTTCGATTAAATCATAAGTTTTATGTGATTAGAAGTATCTCACAAATTAGCCTTCATTCATTCGTGAATAATATAAAGACAAAACTAAATCAATCTTAAGAAACCTCAGATAATTTTAATGGGAGAGGATTTCGAGTAAGCTATTTTACTCAACATTGTTCAATTCACATCATTTGAACCGAAACTAGCGTTATCACATAAATATccttccaaagaaaacaagcgTCAAAAATGTACATAACAAGATCATACGGACAGAGCAAACATTAGTACATTCTCAATCTAATAAAGCTTGACTATAACAATAAGTAGttcaaagaataaaattacCCCGAATATTAAAAAGTCGAATTGAGTACTAACGCAAGTTTCCTTAATAGCtaactttcaaaaagaaccaATGCTGATGTCAAACATCTCTCTGGACAAAATCTTGTAAATATGCAGAAAACTATCAACGGATAGTATACAAAGAGAACAATACTATTTACGGTTCTAAATCAAATGTTAGTTGaccatttttttctagtCATTGCTTTCACTTACCAATACAAGTCCATTAGAATATTCGTCTTCAGCTAATTCACGTTCGCCGTCCGAACTATCGTTTTCATCGTCCTCTTCGCTATCAGACTCGTCCCGGTCTGAACTACTAATGAAGAAATTAGAGCGAGGatattttttgtctttgcCACGGGATACCCATTCGACTACTTCATCGTCTTCCTCGTCGTCTTCGTCTGAACTGCTACTGAACTCATCAGGGGGATTATCAGAAATATGTTGAGACATATATTGAGCAAAATGGTCGCGATTGTCTTGTGCACCATTAGCTGAATCGAAGCTAAGTCGACGAGACATTTCACGTGATAAAGgatcttcttcattgttatcagcatcttcttcatttgatgAGGAATTATTAGACAGTTCTCGATGGACTTCAACCACATCATCATCACTGCTGTTGCTATACTCTTGCTCTAATGCAAATTGCATTTCGGGCAAATTATTGGCATCTAACATCTCACCATCATCCATATCTTCCAAATAACCAACCATTGAAGGTTCGAGTCCACCCAGAAGCTGATTATCACGAGCACGAGTATCTGCCAAAGTATTATTAACAAAGAGTTGCcatttttcatcatcaattAATTCTTTAACTTCAGGGCTAAACAAATGAGAGTAATgttcaataaatttcaCAACTTCATCGGCAATTATAGTAAGATGTCCCATATAACCAGGTCTAAATCCATTAGGCTCAGATGTGGCCTTATCGCTCATCTCTTGACCACGAACAATTTTCTCTGTAATCTTTCCACGCAAAAACATATCAAATGCTAATGCGCAGTTTTGTTCCTTCTCCATAGGGCCGTTCAAGACTTGTTGGACAACGTCATATACAACATTGTGAAGAAAATTGTTCCAGGGatattcaaagaaatggTCGAGTACTGTCGGAATTATATAGTTCTCAGTaaatttgattttgagAAAATCACCAATTACAGGctcttttttcaatttatcAAGAACGCTTTCAGGTATTGGTTCATACGAGTCGTTTGATGTAGTTTCCTCTAAGTCTGGTTGAATATATTTTGAGGTTTCGCTGACGTCTTTGTACTCTTCGTTTGCAACGGGCTCAGCATCTTCCATCGGTGAATCACCGCCAACCTCAGGAGACACGTCTTTATAGTCCTTTGAAATTTGAGGAACTTGTCCATGCATAGGATCACTGGCTTGCTTATCCGTGAAACTAGAATCAGCAT
The nucleotide sequence above comes from Schizosaccharomyces osmophilus chromosome 3, complete sequence. Encoded proteins:
- the prp4 gene encoding serine/threonine protein kinase Prp4 — its product is MMNDSPLTEDEIIEQRRKRRLEISKKHQAEGSKPTPSQASTTDHLASKITKSISKTDAAKLENEQPSLDNQHSNGENDSILAKPDSNEPFSEKASMEDDEDEEDDMFADSPLPTHKKRKTDKKPSTVKRSLAGMQDTWDDVEGYYKVILMEELDSRYLIQSNLGKGMFSSVVNVMDQMTKASFAIKIIRNNEVMYKAGMKEVSILERLQAADPEGRRHIVRYDRYFMHKNHLCMVFEMLSLNLRDILKKFGRNVGLNIKAIQVYAYQMFTALHLLEECNVIHADIKPDNMLVNEKRNILKICDLGSASDAAENEITPYLVSRFYRAPEISKSLTLF
- a CDS encoding mitochondrial ribosomal protein subunit L9, encoding MSKILFGFSHFFLPTRLAFDKLWVQKRHFRQKSKPFLVQLLSNDTPKLGKLGDVVSVSRGYYRNVLFLKRRALAVSAVNLKNKTVEETASAKGPESSQLP
- the dus4 gene encoding tRNA/mRNA dihydrouridine synthase Dus4, with the protein product MAELTSRDPNKHPVKIFEAKKGKRPVYIAAPMVRYSKLPFRQLVRDYQTDIVYTPMILANEFLHPKGRYFDFSTNERDTSLILQFGVEDPVILSKAAELAGPYVDGIGINCGCPQSWAIHEGIGSALLKEPERVHQLIRAVKNTLGEDFCVEAKIRVSKDLDETRHLMQTIQRAGADFLTVHGRTKQDRSSFPVNLDAIREVRSCVNIPVVANGDVNSLREGYEIAKFTNTDGIMSARGLLENPALFAGFEETPWGCVERFISYSTAYSLNFQLFYHHLITMMGKMTTKRERMTIPKDSFAAVMDWLDATFIVRRPGEPLFGETVLPVRR
- the vps35 gene encoding retromer complex subunit Vps35 gives rise to the protein MNNTVPVNEEISRPLEESLVICKQSSRLMQKNLQTGKLMDAFRNCSMSLVEMRNNALSPKQYYELYMFTTETLRRLGEALLETHLNGTHHLMDLYELVQYAGSVLPRLYLMITVGSAYLETPKALVKEIMNDLIDMCAGVQHPLRGLFLRHYLLTQTRKGLTQDPDHDDADPKTETLMDSVKFLLLNFTEMNKLWVRIQHLGPMKDYMRRTQERNELKVLVGLNLVRLSQLNFDLDTYKNEILPAIVEQVIECRDPLAQEYLSEVICQVFPDEMHLETLDIYFSTIMKLNRSVNITPLVISMLNRLTAYVQRECEVESSDREGSVNQTMQNLSLEDQSSDPENKICPGDRVISPKLAIQEVLWTYIVDVLNARNGIALGDIVQILSSILNFFLQCYPYQTQYADRVFQVINERILQQPSLQTELKERSLQKSLFSILVLPIVSFPSFSYCLNLPSFLPVFKAQPINIRYDIAKMILEKVIEKEQMISDLKDVQELFGVISVIIKNNGNDTIEDLKTIAILVHYLHNEDPQIQIEILRCLKDNFVQAGENVKYLLPVVVNKCIFLAREFRLFKCVDWAEKVRILWDFVNACIVILYNHGDSAELSLVLYLFAAEMADIESYPDFAYEFFTQAFTIYEESALDSRLQYQQLLMITGKLQKTRNFSVDDYDTLITKCTLYASKLLKKPDQCRGILHASHLWWQNETTEETVIFRDSKRVLECLQKSLKIADSCMDQITSLKLFINILEQYFYYYDQRCDSILAKHIGGLIDLTEQNMRSLLASSPNDLILNDPNAYASSIWETAGGSSVDNLRNHLEKTTDLAEKRSEDERWASIFQ
- a CDS encoding CMGC/DYRK/PRP4 protein kinase Prp4-like — protein: MLRLMMECKGKFSHKMLKRSQFTFDNFDENYNFINKELDPISGQETQRILNFSKPVRDIKFRLMDVLASTNEEVVIQQDFILLLEQCLELNPEKRITPKEALKHPFFKNSRPFR
- the ekc1 gene encoding serine/threonine protein phosphatase PP6 regulatory subunit Ekc1, coding for MFWRLGQGFGFQSSTAIEAILNKPEEEIDLPELLEENGVLDECKSHNPKLLDYLCKPEILSQLIDFILEVNEEDFTPIEGGFEELEQSRLSFIASEILSSDVWSICDACVENKGLMKKLWSFLDNEGPLNPLQASYFAKVNEHFLDKKTEETVAFIQSIENFVDKILRHAETSAIMDLLLKFISMDRCNTTVGIADWLYSQGLVQSLLRLLDPYVDPDVQSTVADVIKAIIAISANSNEPGVIGPNSLSRELVSRRTITTLTDYMIDSKAPYSSTSLINGVSIVIELIRKNNSDYDVTPVLQMPLDTHPPTTRDPIYLGTMLRLFAEKIPIFQQILMKPSSTPEQAATSFGTIKPLGFERFRICELYAELLHCSNMSLLSDANAEALVMQRDNLRDYLFRHNNCARELSVSDDEDADSSFTDKQASDPMHGQVPQISKDYKDVSPEVGGDSPMEDAEPVANEEYKDVSETSKYIQPDLEETTSNDSYEPIPESVLDKLKKEPVIGDFLKIKFTENYIIPTVLDHFFEYPWNNFLHNVVYDVVQQVLNGPMEKEQNCALAFDMFLRGKITEKIVRGQEMSDKATSEPNGFRPGYMGHLTIIADEVVKFIEHYSHLFSPEVKELIDDEKWQLFVNNTLADTRARDNQLLGGLEPSMVGYLEDMDDGEMLDANNLPEMQFALEQEYSNSSDDDVVEVHRELSNNSSSNEEDADNNEEDPLSREMSRRLSFDSANGAQDNRDHFAQYMSQHISDNPPDEFSSSSDEDDEEDDEVVEWVSRGKDKKYPRSNFFISSSDRDESDSEEDDENDSSDGERELAEDEYSNGLVLNRK